In the genome of Terribacillus sp. FSL K6-0262, one region contains:
- a CDS encoding YdhK family protein, whose amino-acid sequence MRIQMILFAAVLMLTACGNDEPQTQGHVHSNDTDHMQHDESGELPEGLEEAEDLEEAEDPKFPPGSKAIIQADHMEGMKGAEATIVGAFDTYAYEVTYTSTDGEHVDNHRWVIQEELKEADEHPLEPGIEATLTADHMEGMKGATAIVEDVEDTTVYMVNYKSMATGEEVKNHKWLTEEELAPMKDSSD is encoded by the coding sequence ATGAGAATACAGATGATTCTTTTTGCAGCCGTTTTGATGCTTACGGCTTGCGGAAATGATGAGCCGCAAACGCAAGGTCATGTACATTCAAATGACACAGATCATATGCAGCATGATGAATCGGGTGAATTACCGGAGGGTCTTGAAGAAGCGGAGGATCTTGAAGAAGCGGAGGATCCCAAATTCCCGCCTGGCAGCAAGGCAATCATCCAAGCCGATCATATGGAAGGAATGAAGGGTGCAGAAGCGACCATTGTCGGTGCCTTTGATACATATGCATATGAAGTGACATATACATCCACGGACGGTGAGCATGTGGATAATCATCGCTGGGTCATCCAGGAAGAGCTGAAGGAAGCGGATGAACATCCGCTAGAGCCAGGAATCGAGGCGACGCTTACGGCGGACCATATGGAAGGGATGAAAGGTGCCACTGCGATTGTGGAGGATGTCGAGGATACAACGGTGTATATGGTGAATTATAAGTCGATGGCAACAGGGGAAGAAGTGAAAAACCATAAGTGGCTCACCGAGGAAGAGTTGGCGCCTATGAAGGATAGCTCCGATTGA
- a CDS encoding ABC transporter ATP-binding protein, whose translation MGILEATRVQKNYGNKFNKQEVLRGVDLSIEEGEFVGIMGSSGSGKTTLLNVLSSIDRASSGTILIQNNEITNMKEKKLAEFRKNHLGFVFQDYNLLDTLTVKENILLPLSIKKVPKKEADRMFAEVADQLGITEIQNKYPSEISGGQKQRTSAARAFIHEPSIIFADEPTGALDSKSASDLLNKLSSLNVNRKATIVMVTHDPAAASYCSRVIFIKDGQIYTQLNKGQQERQAFFRDIMSTQGVLSGVQNEH comes from the coding sequence ATGGGAATTCTAGAAGCGACAAGAGTCCAGAAGAATTACGGGAATAAATTCAATAAACAGGAGGTGCTGCGAGGAGTCGACCTTAGTATCGAGGAGGGGGAATTCGTCGGTATCATGGGGTCATCCGGATCTGGTAAGACAACGCTATTGAATGTGCTTTCGTCCATTGATCGTGCCAGCAGCGGAACGATCCTGATTCAGAATAATGAAATCACGAATATGAAAGAGAAGAAGCTGGCCGAGTTCCGGAAAAACCATCTTGGGTTTGTCTTCCAGGACTATAACTTGCTTGATACGCTGACAGTGAAGGAGAATATACTGCTTCCGCTTTCCATCAAGAAAGTGCCGAAAAAAGAAGCAGATCGCATGTTTGCAGAAGTAGCCGACCAGCTTGGCATCACGGAGATACAAAACAAATACCCAAGTGAAATTTCCGGCGGTCAGAAGCAGCGGACATCTGCTGCCCGTGCGTTCATCCATGAGCCGAGCATCATTTTCGCTGATGAACCGACGGGAGCTTTGGATTCGAAATCGGCTTCCGACTTGCTTAATAAGCTTAGCTCGCTGAATGTCAACCGGAAAGCGACCATCGTCATGGTCACCCATGATCCGGCGGCAGCCAGCTATTGCAGCCGCGTCATTTTCATCAAGGACGGTCAGATCTATACGCAGCTGAACAAAGGCCAGCAGGAGCGCCAAGCCTTCTTCAGGGATATCATGTCCACGCAAGGTGTCCTCAGCGGGGTGCAAAATGAGCATTAA
- a CDS encoding sensor histidine kinase produces MIREFLRDKASWLGMFVLLSGLLVLIAYVDTTIPFDSILYILLLFWLLLIVFLFFRYHRETRYYRGLRDWEKSLDASTLPEPDRPYEYIVHESLHEQVNFLNRTAADRQESLEREKDELLSWIHEVKTPLTAMQLILERVEDAALKQQLTYEWLRVHMLLDTQIHQKRITFIENDLFIEKIDLHAVISQEIRTLRSWCMQKGIGFDLDLEEEVVLSDTKWLTFIMRQLLSNAVKYSENSDISISSEKVDGHVRIHIEDRGIGIDAKDLPRIFDRGFTSTIQHDKAATGMGLYLTKKAAKPLRIEIDAVSDLGKGTCFTLTFPKRNEMVGMMGV; encoded by the coding sequence ATGATCCGGGAGTTTCTTCGGGATAAGGCAAGCTGGCTTGGTATGTTTGTCTTGCTTTCAGGCTTGCTTGTACTGATTGCGTATGTGGATACAACGATTCCTTTCGATTCCATACTCTATATATTATTGCTGTTCTGGCTGCTGCTGATCGTCTTTCTATTTTTTCGATATCATCGTGAAACGCGTTATTATCGCGGGTTGAGGGATTGGGAGAAAAGTCTGGACGCCTCGACGCTGCCAGAACCGGATCGACCATATGAATACATTGTTCATGAAAGCCTGCATGAACAGGTCAACTTCTTGAATCGTACTGCTGCCGATCGCCAGGAGTCATTGGAAAGGGAGAAGGATGAACTGCTTTCCTGGATCCATGAAGTGAAAACCCCGTTGACTGCCATGCAGCTGATCCTTGAGCGGGTGGAAGATGCGGCGTTGAAGCAGCAGCTGACGTATGAATGGCTGCGTGTACATATGCTGTTGGACACACAGATCCATCAAAAGCGCATTACATTTATCGAGAATGACTTATTCATCGAGAAGATTGATCTACATGCTGTCATCAGCCAGGAGATCCGGACCTTGCGCTCGTGGTGTATGCAGAAGGGAATCGGTTTCGACTTGGACCTGGAGGAGGAAGTGGTGCTGAGTGATACGAAATGGCTCACGTTCATTATGCGGCAGTTATTATCCAATGCAGTGAAGTATAGTGAAAACAGTGATATTTCCATTTCAAGCGAGAAAGTCGATGGACATGTACGCATCCACATCGAAGATCGGGGCATCGGGATTGATGCAAAGGACTTGCCGCGTATATTCGATCGGGGTTTTACATCTACCATCCAACACGATAAAGCTGCCACCGGCATGGGGCTTTATTTGACCAAAAAGGCAGCAAAACCGCTAAGGATCGAAATAGACGCAGTATCTGATTTAGGAAAAGGCACATGCTTTACGCTCACTTTCCCAAAACGAAATGAAATGGTCGGCATGATGGGCGTGTGA
- a CDS encoding ABC transporter permease, with the protein MSINSLIFRNLKKNLRNYYLYVFALIFSSGLYFAFVTLQYDKSMDPVEGSVKGGAGIATASVLLVFIVAIFLLYANTIFIKQRSKEIGLFQLIGMTKNKIFTILSAENAILYFGSLVFGIILGFIGSKLLIMVMFKATGVEGIASLSFSTTAFLQTLIVFICIYALIALMNLFFIKRQTILSLFHVKSKTELTARKLSVFQIIIGICGIALIAVGYVVSGKLFDGDFTSMKELFGVMFFILFSVILGTYLFYKGSVAFLVSLVRKQKGGYLNIKQVLSLSSIMFRMKSNATLLTIITTVSALAIGLLSLSYITFYSAEKMAYNYTGGADFSLLTEKDAEAFRQAMDDNDIAYTEDKAEVYTVQLNFEKILQTELELNFNASMMDTAVISEKAAGLDVAPDELKLTGYNELLQRFMSLKDKGDVVIHGKEKETALHYTGMEDEYPISNYYTMGGLPTMIVDDALFQELKQDINPDLNQGYHWYFGYTIEDDDQLTKANAIFNDLDFEAKDNSESRIDAAKEQKSTMGLALFIVGFLGLTFLITSGCILYFKQMDEAESEKPNYTILRKLGFTTADLRRGIQRKQLFNFGIPLVLGLMHSYFAVQSGWFLFGSVMMTPMIIVMIIYTILYSIFGILSVVHYNKVIKQSLS; encoded by the coding sequence ATGAGCATTAATAGCCTGATATTTCGCAATCTGAAGAAGAATCTCCGTAATTATTATTTGTATGTGTTTGCCCTGATTTTCAGTTCCGGTTTGTACTTTGCCTTTGTTACCCTGCAATATGATAAGTCGATGGATCCGGTGGAAGGATCGGTGAAAGGCGGAGCGGGTATCGCCACTGCTTCTGTACTCCTTGTATTTATCGTCGCTATCTTCCTGCTGTATGCCAATACGATCTTTATCAAACAGCGCAGTAAGGAGATCGGTCTGTTTCAGCTGATCGGGATGACGAAGAATAAAATCTTCACTATATTGAGTGCGGAAAATGCCATTCTTTATTTCGGCAGCCTCGTTTTCGGAATAATATTAGGGTTTATCGGCTCGAAGCTCTTGATCATGGTGATGTTTAAGGCTACCGGGGTGGAAGGGATAGCTTCCTTGTCCTTTTCAACAACAGCTTTTCTTCAAACCTTGATCGTATTTATTTGTATCTATGCACTCATTGCGCTGATGAATTTGTTTTTCATTAAACGTCAGACGATCCTGTCATTGTTCCACGTGAAATCAAAGACAGAACTGACAGCAAGAAAGCTGTCTGTTTTCCAGATCATCATCGGGATTTGCGGCATTGCCCTGATTGCGGTAGGTTATGTTGTTTCCGGAAAGCTATTCGATGGAGATTTCACCTCTATGAAGGAATTATTCGGAGTCATGTTCTTTATCTTGTTTTCTGTCATCCTTGGAACCTATTTATTCTACAAAGGGTCTGTCGCCTTCCTGGTAAGCCTTGTCAGAAAGCAAAAGGGCGGTTACCTGAACATCAAGCAGGTATTGTCCCTTTCATCCATCATGTTCCGGATGAAGTCCAATGCAACGCTTCTAACCATCATCACGACAGTATCCGCATTGGCCATCGGACTGCTTTCCTTGAGTTATATCACGTTCTATTCCGCTGAAAAAATGGCTTATAACTATACGGGTGGAGCAGATTTCTCCTTATTGACAGAAAAAGATGCCGAAGCCTTCCGTCAGGCAATGGATGATAATGATATCGCTTATACAGAAGACAAAGCGGAAGTGTATACCGTACAGCTCAATTTCGAGAAAATCCTGCAGACGGAGCTGGAGCTGAACTTTAATGCTTCCATGATGGATACGGCTGTCATCAGCGAGAAGGCAGCAGGGTTGGATGTGGCGCCGGATGAGCTGAAATTGACCGGCTATAATGAGCTGCTGCAGCGTTTCATGTCTCTGAAGGACAAGGGAGATGTAGTTATCCATGGGAAAGAGAAGGAAACAGCACTGCATTATACAGGCATGGAGGACGAATACCCGATTTCTAATTATTACACCATGGGCGGATTGCCGACAATGATAGTCGATGACGCACTGTTCCAGGAGCTGAAGCAGGATATCAATCCAGATTTGAATCAAGGCTATCACTGGTATTTCGGTTATACGATTGAAGATGATGATCAATTGACAAAGGCGAATGCTATATTCAATGATTTGGATTTTGAGGCAAAGGATAATAGTGAATCCAGAATCGACGCCGCTAAGGAGCAGAAATCGACGATGGGCTTGGCTTTATTCATTGTAGGATTCCTCGGCCTGACATTCCTGATCACGTCTGGCTGTATCCTGTACTTCAAGCAGATGGATGAAGCAGAAAGCGAGAAACCAAATTATACGATCCTCCGCAAGCTTGGCTTCACGACTGCGGATCTTCGCCGGGGCATCCAGCGCAAGCAACTGTTCAACTTCGGTATTCCGCTTGTCCTCGGGCTCATGCACAGCTATTTTGCTGTCCAGTCCGGCTGGTTCCTGTTCGGTTCGGTGATGATGACACCGATGATCATCGTAATGATCATTTATACAATTCTGTATTCGATCTTTGGCATCCTTTCTGTTGTCCATTACAACAAAGTCATTAAACAATCACTTTCATAA
- the nikB gene encoding nickel ABC transporter permease yields the protein MFRIIGRRLLEVVLFVLFVTFFSFLFLRLAPGDPALTILNVDELNVSQEQVEALREDMGFNDPLLVQYGKWLLDFLRLDFGNSYITSQPVSEMLLTGLPATLELTIGSLIVMLLVAIPLGSLSALYKDSWIDHVSRYFSIIGAAVPSFWLGLIMIDMFAVRLSWFPTMGRDSLLSLVLPAVTLGLAIAGVYVRLLRSSLLDSLGQEFVRAARARGISEGRIFFSHAFRHSLPPVITVFGVSLGSLIGGVVVVEVLFAYPGVGKLVVDSIRQRDYPLIQGYIVLMAAIVFIVNTLVDLSYRYVNPELRLKERKLS from the coding sequence ATGTTTCGTATCATTGGGAGAAGATTGCTGGAGGTTGTACTGTTCGTCTTATTCGTCACCTTCTTCAGTTTCCTTTTCCTTCGCCTTGCACCAGGTGATCCAGCGCTTACGATCCTGAATGTGGATGAACTGAATGTAAGCCAAGAGCAGGTGGAGGCGCTGAGGGAGGATATGGGCTTCAACGATCCATTACTTGTCCAATATGGAAAGTGGCTGCTGGATTTCCTTCGTCTGGATTTCGGCAATTCCTATATCACCAGTCAGCCGGTATCGGAGATGCTGCTGACTGGTCTTCCGGCTACATTGGAGCTGACCATCGGTTCCTTGATCGTCATGCTGCTGGTCGCGATTCCATTGGGATCCCTTTCCGCTTTATACAAGGATAGCTGGATCGACCATGTCAGCCGCTATTTCTCCATCATTGGTGCTGCCGTCCCCAGTTTCTGGCTCGGACTGATCATGATTGATATGTTTGCTGTCAGATTAAGCTGGTTCCCGACAATGGGACGTGACAGCTTGCTATCCCTTGTGCTGCCGGCAGTGACATTGGGACTTGCTATTGCGGGTGTTTATGTACGGCTGCTCCGTTCCAGTCTGTTGGACTCCTTGGGACAGGAGTTTGTCCGCGCGGCAAGGGCGCGGGGTATTTCGGAAGGACGCATCTTCTTCTCGCATGCTTTCCGACACAGCTTGCCGCCAGTCATCACGGTATTCGGTGTCAGCCTGGGCAGCTTGATCGGCGGTGTTGTCGTGGTGGAAGTATTATTTGCTTACCCCGGTGTAGGAAAGCTCGTCGTTGATTCTATCCGTCAGCGTGATTATCCGCTGATTCAAGGCTATATCGTCCTGATGGCGGCTATTGTCTTCATCGTGAATACATTAGTGGATCTATCTTATCGATATGTAAATCCTGAACTTCGATTAAAAGAAAGGAAGCTCAGCTAG
- the nikA gene encoding nickel ABC transporter substrate-binding protein: MRKFLIKTLGMAILILLLAACTDNADSEGDKKHLAFVYNFATNSLDPNVDSSYVPLRAGMTETLVRLNEETLTIEPWLAESWEGTNEGREWTIKLREGIDFQNGKPMDAAAVKASLERSLKDNVAIQNALKIDAIEVMDDRTLHITNTQAFPEFVSELVNPNVSIIDVEAGDFVNNPIGTGPFKLESFTPGSKLELVRNEGYWDEKAKLDSVTFSFNEDANARSLALESGDADVVFRPEVESIGSLEEKEGVKVESTETFRVHQLTMNMEREALKDVNVRKALDALIDREEIAQSVLLGYAEPAKGPFPGSLPFAPSYSEHETGEDVAKEYLEKAGYTLVDGKMQKDGEPLELTMLTYSSRADLPLIAQIFQSDAKKLGIDVELRQIEIPEEYMASNRDWDLATYSNLTAPRGDAGYYLNATYHPDGALNFSGADEPELTRIIDELNVTVDADKRAELSEAAADYVDENQINSFVIYPDTLVAYDETKVKNWVTTRSEYYMITNQLDVK, from the coding sequence ATGCGGAAATTTCTGATAAAGACATTGGGAATGGCGATACTTATCTTGCTGCTGGCAGCATGTACGGATAATGCCGATTCAGAAGGAGACAAGAAGCACCTCGCCTTCGTATATAATTTTGCGACCAATTCCTTGGATCCGAATGTGGATTCCAGTTATGTACCACTGCGTGCCGGAATGACAGAAACGCTGGTCAGATTGAATGAGGAAACGTTGACAATCGAACCGTGGCTTGCTGAGAGCTGGGAAGGCACAAACGAGGGGAGGGAGTGGACGATCAAGCTTCGTGAAGGCATCGATTTCCAAAATGGAAAACCGATGGATGCGGCTGCGGTGAAAGCATCATTGGAAAGATCCTTGAAGGATAATGTAGCGATCCAGAATGCACTGAAAATCGATGCCATCGAAGTAATGGATGATAGGACCCTGCATATCACGAATACACAGGCGTTTCCTGAGTTCGTATCGGAGCTTGTAAACCCAAATGTATCCATCATTGATGTGGAAGCAGGCGACTTTGTCAATAATCCGATTGGGACAGGCCCTTTCAAGCTTGAATCATTCACGCCTGGCAGTAAATTGGAGCTAGTTCGGAATGAGGGCTATTGGGATGAAAAAGCTAAACTTGATTCTGTGACCTTCTCCTTCAATGAAGATGCGAATGCTCGTTCTTTAGCTTTGGAGTCAGGTGATGCGGATGTCGTCTTCCGACCGGAAGTGGAAAGCATCGGGAGCTTGGAGGAGAAGGAAGGCGTGAAGGTGGAATCGACCGAAACCTTCCGCGTGCACCAGCTGACGATGAATATGGAGCGGGAAGCCCTGAAGGATGTGAATGTTCGCAAGGCTTTGGATGCCTTGATTGATCGGGAGGAAATTGCACAGTCTGTATTGCTAGGATATGCAGAGCCGGCAAAAGGGCCGTTCCCTGGCTCCCTGCCATTTGCGCCAAGCTATAGTGAACATGAAACGGGAGAAGATGTTGCAAAGGAATATCTTGAAAAAGCTGGCTATACCCTCGTGGATGGCAAAATGCAGAAAGACGGGGAGCCTCTTGAGCTTACCATGCTGACCTACTCTTCCAGGGCTGACCTTCCATTGATCGCACAGATATTCCAATCGGATGCGAAAAAGCTTGGTATTGACGTGGAACTGCGTCAAATAGAGATCCCGGAAGAATACATGGCATCAAATCGGGATTGGGATTTAGCCACATACAGTAACCTGACAGCCCCTCGTGGTGATGCTGGATATTACTTGAATGCCACATATCACCCAGACGGAGCTTTGAATTTCAGTGGTGCAGATGAACCAGAGCTGACGAGGATCATCGATGAATTAAATGTAACAGTCGATGCCGATAAGCGTGCAGAGCTATCTGAAGCAGCTGCCGATTACGTAGATGAAAATCAAATCAATTCATTTGTGATTTATCCAGACACGCTCGTTGCCTATGATGAAACGAAAGTGAAGAACTGGGTCACGACAAGAAGTGAATATTATATGATAACAAATCAATTGGATGTGAAGTGA
- the nikC gene encoding nickel transporter permease gives MSVMALSPEKIKKTKAWLISALLVLSLAVAAYTFLYLKHDANMTDVGNRLASPSWEHPMGTDHLGRDVLTRLLLGFRLTVGYSLIALAAAVMIGVPFGLLAGIRGGWVDRLFMRIADGFLAFPDTVIAIVLSGLLGPGIGNLLFAIVLVKWVNYARMVRSTVLTEVQKDYITIARINGLSTFTIMRRHLMPHIIGNVLVLSSLDFGKIILLISSLSYIGLGAQPPTPEWGAMLNESRPYFQANPEMMVYPGLAIVAVVLVANVLGDYLRDEFDVKKEVQP, from the coding sequence ATGAGTGTCATGGCTCTTTCCCCTGAAAAAATAAAGAAAACCAAGGCCTGGCTGATCAGTGCGCTTTTGGTCCTGTCATTGGCAGTGGCGGCATATACGTTCCTTTACTTGAAGCATGATGCCAACATGACAGATGTCGGGAACCGGCTGGCATCCCCATCGTGGGAGCATCCCATGGGGACGGATCATTTAGGCCGTGATGTGCTCACGAGGCTCTTACTCGGATTCCGTTTGACTGTCGGCTACAGTTTGATTGCTTTGGCTGCAGCAGTTATGATCGGTGTTCCTTTCGGCCTGCTTGCAGGAATACGGGGAGGCTGGGTCGATCGGCTATTCATGCGGATCGCCGATGGTTTCCTTGCTTTCCCCGATACAGTGATTGCCATTGTGCTAAGCGGTCTGCTGGGGCCGGGTATTGGTAACTTGCTGTTTGCCATCGTTCTTGTAAAATGGGTCAACTATGCCCGGATGGTACGCAGCACAGTGCTGACAGAAGTGCAAAAAGACTATATCACCATTGCCAGGATCAATGGTCTGTCCACGTTTACGATCATGCGCAGACATCTTATGCCGCATATCATCGGGAATGTCCTCGTCCTGTCCAGTTTGGATTTCGGTAAAATCATTTTGCTCATTTCTTCGCTTTCATATATCGGTCTTGGTGCACAGCCGCCGACCCCGGAGTGGGGCGCCATGCTGAATGAATCCAGGCCTTACTTCCAGGCGAACCCCGAAATGATGGTCTATCCTGGACTGGCCATCGTTGCAGTGGTGTTAGTGGCGAATGTTCTCGGTGACTATTTACGAGATGAATTTGATGTGAAAAAGGAGGTGCAGCCATGA
- a CDS encoding ABC transporter permease — translation MFIHQLIFRNIKRNLRHYYLYFFALVCSTALYFAFVTLQYEAAAGELDDSFKVQAGIEVASYLLVFIVTVFLLYANGLFLKRRTKEIGLYQLAGMTKGQVSFLFMMENAILYAGSLLAGILTGFIGSKLLMMMILYKMIGMSQVVVLKFTWQAVGQTVIVIMILYVLLMVMTTLQIGRQALLALFQQQNKTESPDQRVTWYQVAIGIAGILLITSGYYTSAILFDGDFGDFAALTRMMGYTLASTMIGTYFIYKGSVTLLLLIIRKSKQGYLTIQQVLSIGSIMFRMRTNAFLLTVITTVMALAIGFLSLGSISYYSVGKDADSATGGADFSFESNDDQQQFRQKLDKAAIGFKGEEKDIVQLDADISAILEEDSNMSSLQNMTFIPAEQAGFDVETGHVILAGDDDRSNAAATFHAGEIVVHPAGGDVHLHLEDIVNRSPLPTIVTYGGPAAVVAAADFQKLRHDDAAEQQTLYFITLQDEEDEKEAVKLFSKLNIEGWAMSKQLALESSKLAMGLYMFIVGFLGLAFLLTSGCILYIKQMDEGDRERPTYMILRKIGFTKTDLRKGIVRKQLFHFGIPLAIGLSHGYFAVKSGWFWFGTSLWLPMVTVMIVFALLFSAFGMLSVLYYKSVITRSLQDSR, via the coding sequence ATGTTTATTCATCAACTGATCTTCCGAAATATAAAAAGAAATCTGCGACACTATTATTTATACTTTTTTGCACTTGTCTGCAGTACGGCATTATATTTTGCCTTTGTCACCCTGCAATACGAGGCCGCGGCCGGAGAATTGGACGATTCATTCAAAGTGCAGGCGGGTATTGAAGTAGCCTCTTATTTGCTTGTATTCATTGTAACGGTGTTCCTTCTGTATGCGAACGGATTGTTTTTGAAGCGGAGAACAAAGGAGATCGGATTGTATCAGCTGGCCGGGATGACGAAAGGGCAAGTCAGTTTTTTGTTCATGATGGAAAATGCCATACTTTATGCTGGGAGTCTTTTGGCAGGCATATTAACCGGGTTTATAGGATCCAAACTATTGATGATGATGATTTTGTATAAGATGATTGGAATGAGTCAGGTTGTTGTTCTGAAGTTCACTTGGCAAGCAGTCGGCCAAACAGTGATAGTGATCATGATCTTATATGTACTGCTCATGGTGATGACTACCCTGCAAATCGGGAGACAAGCGCTGCTGGCTTTATTCCAGCAGCAAAATAAAACAGAATCTCCTGATCAGCGTGTCACTTGGTACCAAGTTGCCATCGGGATTGCAGGAATCCTGTTGATTACTTCTGGTTATTATACTTCTGCGATTCTCTTCGATGGTGATTTTGGGGACTTTGCAGCTTTGACAAGAATGATGGGATACACACTGGCCAGTACCATGATCGGAACGTATTTTATCTATAAAGGCTCTGTCACGCTGCTGCTCCTTATTATTCGAAAAAGCAAGCAAGGGTATTTGACAATCCAACAGGTGCTGTCGATTGGTTCGATTATGTTCCGGATGCGCACGAATGCTTTCTTACTCACGGTCATCACGACAGTCATGGCACTGGCAATCGGTTTTCTATCCCTTGGCTCCATATCCTATTATTCTGTTGGAAAAGATGCTGATTCTGCAACTGGAGGGGCAGATTTCTCTTTCGAATCCAATGATGATCAGCAGCAATTCCGCCAGAAGCTGGACAAAGCAGCAATCGGATTTAAAGGGGAAGAAAAAGACATTGTTCAGTTGGATGCCGACATATCAGCAATCCTCGAAGAAGACAGTAACATGTCATCCCTGCAGAATATGACATTCATTCCGGCAGAGCAAGCTGGGTTTGATGTAGAAACTGGTCATGTCATCTTAGCAGGGGATGATGACCGATCGAATGCAGCTGCAACGTTCCATGCAGGAGAAATAGTTGTCCATCCAGCTGGTGGAGATGTACATTTGCATTTGGAAGACATTGTAAACCGTTCTCCGCTGCCAACTATCGTGACGTACGGCGGTCCTGCAGCAGTAGTCGCTGCAGCTGATTTTCAAAAACTCCGACATGATGATGCAGCTGAGCAGCAGACACTTTACTTCATCACTCTCCAGGATGAGGAAGATGAAAAAGAAGCCGTAAAGTTATTTTCTAAGCTGAACATAGAGGGATGGGCTATGTCCAAGCAGCTAGCTTTGGAATCCAGCAAGCTGGCAATGGGTCTGTACATGTTCATCGTCGGATTTTTGGGACTTGCTTTCTTGCTTACCTCCGGCTGTATTCTATACATCAAGCAAATGGACGAAGGTGATAGGGAGCGGCCTACGTACATGATATTGCGCAAGATCGGATTTACGAAAACAGATTTGCGTAAGGGAATTGTCCGCAAGCAGCTCTTTCATTTCGGGATTCCTCTTGCCATAGGGTTGTCTCATGGTTATTTTGCAGTGAAGTCCGGATGGTTTTGGTTTGGCACCTCTTTATGGCTGCCGATGGTGACAGTCATGATTGTATTTGCTTTGCTTTTTTCCGCTTTTGGTATGTTATCTGTGCTTTATTATAAAAGCGTCATTACAAGATCCCTTCAGGACAGTCGATAG
- a CDS encoding response regulator transcription factor, translated as MFKILLIEDDKSLFEEIRTRLTQWSYEVYGIDDFGQVMETFSSVQPELVLIDIQLPSYDGFHWCRMIRAHSNVPIIFLSSRDHPMDMVMAMQLGGDDFVQKPFHFEVLIAKIQAILRRVYNYSTDKVTLKTWNGATVDYEKNEVENDAGKVELTKNEMFILKLLVEQKNKIVSREKLITSLWDDERFISDNTLTVNVNRLRKKLDGIGLGQQIETKVGQGYCALEADRP; from the coding sequence TTGTTTAAGATATTACTGATCGAGGATGACAAAAGTCTATTTGAAGAAATTCGGACCCGTTTGACGCAATGGTCCTATGAGGTGTATGGAATAGATGATTTCGGACAGGTGATGGAAACATTCTCATCCGTTCAGCCGGAGCTTGTACTCATCGATATCCAGCTGCCGAGCTACGACGGTTTTCACTGGTGCCGGATGATCAGGGCGCATTCCAATGTGCCGATCATCTTCCTGTCCTCCAGGGATCATCCGATGGATATGGTCATGGCGATGCAGCTTGGCGGGGATGACTTTGTCCAGAAGCCATTTCATTTTGAGGTGCTGATCGCAAAAATCCAAGCTATTTTGCGCCGCGTCTACAATTACAGTACGGACAAAGTTACATTGAAGACATGGAATGGCGCAACGGTTGATTATGAAAAGAATGAAGTGGAAAATGATGCTGGAAAAGTGGAACTTACCAAAAATGAGATGTTCATCCTGAAGCTCCTGGTAGAGCAGAAAAACAAGATTGTCTCCCGTGAGAAGCTGATTACAAGCCTGTGGGATGACGAACGCTTCATCAGTGATAATACATTGACGGTAAATGTGAACAGATTGAGGAAGAAACTGGATGGGATCGGCCTGGGACAGCAAATCGAAACAAAAGTGGGACAGGGTTATTGCGCGCTGGAGGCAGATAGGCCATGA